Genomic segment of uncultured Tolumonas sp.:
CATCGATACGCTTGGCTTTGGCAATGATGAATTCAATTCCACGTTGAATTGATGCTTCATCACCAATATCCATTTTTACCAGTTTAACACCAGGGATCGGCTTTGCCTTTTCGAGGTTGCGCACAGTACCGAATACTTCACACCCTTGTTTAAAAAACATCTCTGCGGTAGCGCGCCCGATCCCTGATGACACACCTGTCACTAAGACGACTTTTGCAGTAGTAGACATAAAATTTCCCTCAAAATACGAGCATTAATGACGTAATAATCAGCTACCTTGAGCGGGTCTGATCTTGAACCAGATGGAATACATGGCCGGCAGGAACACCAGCGTCAGGATCGTTCCGGCTAAGGTGCCACCAATCAGCGTGTAGGCAAGCGTGCCCCAGAACACCGAGTGAGTGAGTGGGATGAAAGCCAAGATCGCGGCTAACGCTGTAAGAATTACTGGCCGCGCGCGTTGCACTGTCGCCTCGACAAGCGCACGGAATGGATCCAGCCCCGCCTGTTCGTTTTCACGGATCTGCCCGATCAAAATCAACGTATTGCGCATCAGAATACCCGACAACGCAATCAAGCCAACCAGCGCATTGATACCAAATGGCTGCTGGAATAAAAGCAGCGTCGGTACCACGCCAATCAGCCCCAGAGGACTGGTCAGGAAGACCATGACCATTCCCGCAATTGAGCGAACCTGAAGAATGATGATAAACAAGGTGATCGCCAGCATGATTGGGAAAATGGGCAGCATGGCAGCCGTTGCCTTGCCCGATTCTTCGATAGAACCAGCTTCTACAATGCGATATCCGCTCGGTAACTTTGCCATAATGGGCTGAAGTTGCTGAGTGATGACCGTTGATACGTCCGGTGGCTGTAAGCCTTCAGCAATATCACCCCGCACGGTGATCATCGGCACTCGGTCGCGTCGACGCATGAGCGATTCTTCCATGCGCACCTCAACCTCGCCTACCTGCGACAGCGGAATGCGCTGTCCATTGACACCAGCCAGTGTGAAATCACCAATTTTGGCTGGGTCGAGCCGGTTGTTGCCTGCCGAGCGCGCAACAACCTGTACCGAGCGAATATCCTCACGCACCGTCGTGATTGGAATGCCGCTGAGCAGGAATTGCAGCTGTTGCGCGACAGAGCTGGAGGTTAGCCCAACAGCTTGCAAGCGGTCTTGTTGCAAGGTGAAGTGTAACGTGGGGACGTGCCCACCCCAATCTGTGTTAACCGTGCGCATCTGCGGACTGGCATGCATAACGTCTTCGATTTGAGTGGCGATCTTGCGTAGTGTGTCTGGGTCTGGCCCCATGACTCGGTAGGCAACCGGAAATGGCGAAGGTGGGCCAAATACGATCTGAGTGACACGCACCCGCGCCTCTGGTGCTAATCCTTCGGCAACGGCCTGACGTAGTCTGAACTTGAGCGCCTCTCGTTCCTTGTCATCACCTGCAAGTACCACGATTTTAGCGAACGACGGATCGGGCAATTCAGGCGACATCGCCAAGAAAAAACGAGGCGCACCTTGGCCGATGTAGGATGTCACGATCCTAGCTTCCTTCTGCTTCGCCAGCCACGCTTCGACTTTCGCCGTCGCAGCACTGGTTTGTTCGATAGCCGTACCATAGGGCATCTGTACTTCGACCAGTACCTCTGGCCGATCGGAAGTCGGGAAAAACTGCTTCTTGACCGCGGCCATGCCGAGTACAGCCATCACAAAAAGACCGATCACTGTGCCAGTGACTATCCACTTGTGGGCAATGACGGTCCCCAGTATCTGCCGGAAGCGATTGTAGCGCGGCGTATCGTAGATAGCCTCGTGACCACCTTCGATCTTTTTGAAATCAGGCAGCAGTTTGACACCAAGATACGGCGTGAACACCACCGCCACCACCCAAGAGGCTATCAGGGCGATACCGACGATCCAGAACATATTGCTGGTATATTCGCCTGCGGTGGAACGCGCGAATCCATTCGGCATAAAACCCACAGTCGTGACCAGCGTACCGGAAAGCATAGGGGCCGCCGTATGACTCCAGGCATAGGCTGACGCGGCTATACGGCTATACCCCTCTTCCATTTTCACCACCATCATCTCGATGGCGATGATGGCATCATCCACTAACAGCCCTAGCGCCAAGATCAACGAACCAAGAGTAATTCGGTCGAAATTCTTACCACTCGCCGCCATGATGACGAACACAACCGCAAGCGTCAGCGGTACCGCCGCTGCGACCACGATACCGACGCGCCAGCCCATGCTGACGAAGCACACAACCATCACTACAAGCAAGGCGACGAAGAACTTGACCATGAATTCGTCGACTGCCGAGCTGATGTTAACGGCCTGATCCGTCACCTTGGTCAGCGTTATTCCCAGCGGCAGTTCTGTGTTGATCTTAGTGACTTCAGCCTCAAGCGCTTTGCCGAGATCGAGCCCGTTCCATTCGTCGCGCATCACAACACCGAGCAAAAGCGCTGGCTCGCCGCCATTCCGGACCAAGAAGGTCGCAGGGTCTTCATAACCTCGCTCGACGGTCGCCACATCTGACAATTTCAGTGTACGCCCGTGTACGACAATCGGGGTTTGTCGGATCTTCTCTAGGTTGTCAAACGCGCCATCGACACGAACAAAAATCTGGGATCCCTTGGTCTCGATAGAACCAGCGGGGGTTAACATATTCTGGTTGTTAAGCGCGGCAAAAATGTCTTGCGGCGCAACACCCAGCGTCGCCAAACGGTCATGAGAGAAGGACACGAAGATACGT
This window contains:
- a CDS encoding efflux RND transporter permease subunit, translating into KQMTIITAWPGATAKEMQDQVADPLEKRMQELRWYDRTETYTRPGLAFTMVSLLDGTPPSAVQEEFYQARKKIGDEAKNLPAGVIGPMVNDEYADVTFALFALKAKGEPQRLLVRDAETLRQQLLHVAGVKKVNIIGEQPERIFVSFSHDRLATLGVAPQDIFAALNNQNMLTPAGSIETKGSQIFVRVDGAFDNLEKIRQTPIVVHGRTLKLSDVATVERGYEDPATFLVRNGGEPALLLGVVMRDEWNGLDLGKALEAEVTKINTELPLGITLTKVTDQAVNISSAVDEFMVKFFVALLVVMVVCFVSMGWRVGIVVAAAVPLTLAVVFVIMAASGKNFDRITLGSLILALGLLVDDAIIAIEMMVVKMEEGYSRIAASAYAWSHTAAPMLSGTLVTTVGFMPNGFARSTAGEYTSNMFWIVGIALIASWVVAVVFTPYLGVKLLPDFKKIEGGHEAIYDTPRYNRFRQILGTVIAHKWIVTGTVIGLFVMAVLGMAAVKKQFFPTSDRPEVLVEVQMPYGTAIEQTSAATAKVEAWLAKQKEARIVTSYIGQGAPRFFLAMSPELPDPSFAKIVVLAGDDKEREALKFRLRQAVAEGLAPEARVRVTQIVFGPPSPFPVAYRVMGPDPDTLRKIATQIEDVMHASPQMRTVNTDWGGHVPTLHFTLQQDRLQAVGLTSSSVAQQLQFLLSGIPITTVREDIRSVQVVARSAGNNRLDPAKIGDFTLAGVNGQRIPLSQVGEVEVRMEESLMRRRDRVPMITVRGDIAEGLQPPDVSTVITQQLQPIMAKLPSGYRIVEAGSIEESGKATAAMLPIFPIMLAITLFIIILQVRSIAGMVMVFLTSPLGLIGVVPTLLLFQQPFGINALVGLIALSGILMRNTLILIGQIRENEQAGLDPFRALVEATVQRARPVILTALAAILAFIPLTHSVFWGTLAYTLIGGTLAGTILTLVFLPAMYSIWFKIRPAQGS